AGTACATACCTTTGCTCGAGCTGTGTTAGTTTCTAAGGACAACGTGAtattttcacccaaattttcagcgAAAGTTCTCAACTCACGCAAGTTATTGGTTGCACAAGCATCCATCTCAATTTCCATTTGCCTTGATCCCATCATGGGACGTGGAGTTTGGAAGTTAAAGCTATATAGAACATTGAACAATTGTAAATTAGGAGTAGCTATAAATGCTTCGCGCAAGTCAGTGGTGTTATTCAATGTCAAACACTCCAATTGAGGACTCACaatcttgatttttttcaatCCTCCACATAATACAAGACATAAGGATTTTAGAAATGGGAATGTTGAGAAAAAATCACGAGGAAACGAGTCGGGAACATTTATAGAATCTATATGGAGGACTTGTAGTTTAGTAGACGCGAACAAATCAAGTTTGGTAAAGGTTGGACAACACAAGTGAAACTCGAGGAGATTTTGAGCTTTTACTtcaagttttttaatttttttgctacTATTGACATGAACCTTTTCTAGATAATTGAGATGGGGGACTGTGAACTCAACAAGGTTGTCACAATTTATCAAAGTTAACTCAACGAGGAGAGGACATTTGGGTGCAAAACTAGAGAAGGTGCGCGAAAAAATGCAAACAGAATGAAAATACAACTCTTTCAAAGAAGGCATTACATTAAATTCTCGAATAAGATTCATGTTGCAATTTCCATTTATATGGAGAACGGTTAAAAATCTGGAATCTAAAAATCCGAGAGACGCACAATATCTAAAATTAGGTGGTATGGACAAATATAACTCTTTGAAACTGATTTTGTCTAAAGCAAGTTTAATAAGTGGATCGACATGATAGAGATCTGTGTCGGAGCATACACAAGATTCATTAGGGTATATATGAGAGAAGCCACAGTATCCACAAGTTATCTTTTCAGATTTTGTTTGCACTAAACTGAGATCGTCGTCTAATGATTCTATCATttgacaccattttttggaaaCAAGAGAAACATTTGGCCTTTGTTTCAAAGTTACACGAGACAAAATTTCATGGATGATGTCCTCTGTAAACTCTGAAAATATTTGATCACAATCTGAAAGAGTATTGGCAGCCATTACAAACAATTCATAAACATATAATTAGTTAGTATAAGCATTTAGTATTGTATTTTGAATAGACATAACAATTGCGTTtgtaaagaacaaaataaaaaaagtataatcaGAAACTTTCTGCTAACCCAAGATTGTCTAACAAAGAATCAAAAACTCAATTAAAGAAGAGAAAGCTAGAATGGAGATAGAgtatttttggattaaaaaaactttttttgagAAGAAGACTGTTTGATTTGAGTTGTTTACAGATGGCTAAGACccctatttataattatgttgagaTGATTCTAGAACTGAGGACTGAGACTCTTCTTATCTTTCTTTTCTGAAGTAAAAATATCTAAGATATTTTTTGTACAGAACTCTAGAACGTTCtactaattaaatatctatgatatttttatacagaattctagaaaattttccaatttaaatATCTTAGATATTTTTGTACCTCACTCTACAAAATTCTAGAATATTCTACTATACAAAATTCTAGAGATctactttaatttttcaaatatcaaatatttccCCTCCCTCACTCACACAAAGGAAatgcccttttttttttttagttctcaACAATGGGAGGTCTTTCATCAGGTTATTCATGGACCCTTCAAGATTATAACAAATGTATGTTCAACATCGTGAAAGTGGCATTGGGACGGAGACAAATGGAATATGACACCAGGGCTTCCTATGCCTGTGCGAGATTTTCAGCCAACCTTTCTACAATTACAAGACAAGGCG
This DNA window, taken from Solanum lycopersicum chromosome 5, SLM_r2.1, encodes the following:
- the LOC104647255 gene encoding uncharacterized protein; this translates as MAANTLSDCDQIFSEFTEDIIHEILSRVTLKQRPNVSLVSKKWCQMIESLDDDLSLVQTKSEKITCGYCGFSHIYPNESCVCSDTDLYHVDPLIKLALDKISFKELYLSIPPNFRYCASLGFLDSRFLTVLHINGNCNMNLIREFNVMPSLKELYFHSVCIFSRTFSSFAPKCPLLVELTLINCDNLVEFTVPHLNYLEKVHVNSSKKIKKLEVKAQNLLEFHLCCPTFTKLDLFASTKLQVLHIDSINVPDSFPRDFFSTFPFLKSLCLVLCGGLKKIKIVSPQLECLTLNNTTDLREAFIATPNLQLFNVLYSFNFQTPRPMMGSRQMEIEMDACATNNLRELRTFAENLGENITLSLETNTARAKEEVTFQSSLQPVCIKRINLVIQYSFKPRYESFLAEFFAYFHPRSLVVTVNSDARKHDFIRVLMNELEGWNKDGTKRYKRSEYMSWHRALKSFTILGSTAFALQERESRCDNPTLCAWLGEGSSQKGLLLDLPNISTITRQEREARHDKLPICAGSEEGREQQCLLSIVLPNLSLVTREGAHQINLEFEWHN